A single Sphingomonas sp. IW22 DNA region contains:
- a CDS encoding bifunctional enoyl-CoA hydratase/phosphate acetyltransferase, translating into MRVAARSLPRRSGLYCMQALENRPYDELAIGETAALTRELERLGPSGLEGDTIELQPGASAWAGLLLSHLIETQLPGLGTIILTQTLTYGRPDTPSGAITATLAVREKRSDGHVVLDFQCSDPSGAILVHGWAEVVAPREKLRRAASVSSSVKLHTPGARYWAALEKAQGLPPIRTAVVHSVDEASLRGAVEAADAGLIVPILVGPAARIAQAAEAAGLPLGAFELIDVPHSHAAAEKSVALVREGQVEALMKGALHTDELMGAVVASGSGLKTERRISHIFALDVPSYHKPLFITDAAINIYPTLDDKRDIVQNAIELCVALGIDPPKVAILSATEMVHAKISSTVEAAALCKMAERGQITGGLLDGPLAFDNAISKEAAAAKHIASSVAGDADILLAPDLESGNMIAKQLIYLAGADAAGLVLGARVPIMLTSRADGALARVASCALAQIFIRSRLSRAL; encoded by the coding sequence TTGCGGGTCGCGGCACGCTCACTGCCACGCCGCTCAGGACTGTACTGCATGCAAGCGCTCGAGAATCGCCCCTATGATGAGCTGGCCATCGGCGAAACTGCCGCGCTTACGCGCGAGCTGGAGCGTCTTGGCCCCTCAGGCCTCGAGGGTGACACCATCGAGCTGCAGCCCGGCGCGAGCGCCTGGGCCGGCCTGCTCCTCTCGCACCTCATCGAAACGCAGCTGCCGGGGCTCGGCACGATCATCCTCACTCAGACGCTGACCTATGGGCGCCCGGATACGCCAAGCGGCGCGATCACGGCCACCCTCGCGGTCCGCGAAAAGCGCAGTGACGGTCATGTCGTGCTCGATTTTCAATGCTCGGATCCATCGGGAGCAATCCTGGTGCATGGCTGGGCCGAGGTCGTCGCCCCGCGCGAAAAGCTGCGGCGCGCGGCGAGCGTGTCCTCTTCCGTAAAGCTCCACACCCCGGGTGCCCGCTATTGGGCGGCGCTGGAGAAGGCGCAAGGCCTGCCCCCGATCAGAACCGCGGTCGTGCATTCAGTTGACGAAGCTTCGCTTCGCGGGGCGGTCGAAGCGGCTGATGCTGGGCTGATCGTGCCAATCCTGGTCGGCCCCGCCGCCCGGATCGCGCAAGCGGCAGAGGCGGCTGGGCTTCCCCTGGGCGCATTCGAGCTGATCGACGTTCCCCATAGTCATGCTGCTGCGGAAAAGTCCGTGGCACTGGTCCGCGAAGGGCAGGTGGAGGCCCTCATGAAGGGGGCGCTCCATACCGACGAGCTCATGGGCGCGGTCGTGGCCAGTGGCAGCGGTCTCAAGACCGAGCGGCGGATAAGCCACATCTTCGCGCTGGATGTCCCGAGCTACCACAAGCCGCTGTTCATCACCGATGCTGCGATCAACATCTACCCGACGCTCGACGACAAGCGAGACATTGTCCAGAACGCAATCGAACTGTGTGTCGCGCTCGGGATCGACCCACCTAAGGTCGCCATCCTCTCAGCGACAGAGATGGTCCATGCCAAGATCAGTTCCACGGTCGAGGCGGCCGCGCTGTGCAAGATGGCCGAGCGCGGGCAGATTACGGGCGGCTTGCTGGACGGGCCGCTCGCGTTCGACAACGCCATCTCAAAGGAGGCAGCGGCAGCAAAGCACATCGCATCGTCCGTGGCCGGCGATGCCGATATTCTTCTCGCGCCAGACTTGGAGTCGGGCAATATGATCGCCAAGCAGCTGATCTATCTCGCCGGGGCCGATGCCGCGGGCCTGGTCCTCGGCGCCCGCGTGCCGATCATGCTGACCAGCCGTGCCGACGGCGCGTTGGCACGGGTCGCGTCCTGCGCGCTGGCGCAGATCTTCATTCGCAGCCGCTTGTCGCGTGCCCTATGA
- a CDS encoding acetate/propionate family kinase, with the protein MTSSILVLNVGSSTLKFALFDGAGLDLLCRGVIEDRGAGFPVSTSGPYAPAFAALPGAAGATLPARIEWLLRTAATKLVDRPLAAVGHRVVHGGTTFAEPAIVNAAMLDELGRLIPLAPAHQPHNIAAIAAVTAMAPDLPQIACFDTAFHRTQPRVAQLYPLPRALSDEGLLRFGFHGLSYEHVAQALVEVAPDHANGRVIAAHLGHGASLCAMRNRQSVATTMGFTSLEGLMMGTRSGSIDPGLILYLIRDRGMTVEAVGDLLNSRSGLLGVSGLSDDVRILAQSPDPSAAEALDLFAYRAAREIGSLMVAVGGLDLLVFTGGIGENSASLRAAICERLRWADVILDPARNEQGLPRISAEAVRVKVFVIPANEELVIATATRELTAGLAGRSGGKRRSPPSVR; encoded by the coding sequence ATGACATCCTCCATCCTGGTCCTCAATGTCGGCTCGTCTACGCTGAAGTTCGCGCTCTTTGACGGTGCCGGACTTGATCTCTTGTGTCGGGGTGTAATCGAAGATCGGGGCGCTGGATTCCCGGTCAGTACAAGCGGCCCCTATGCCCCCGCCTTCGCCGCTCTGCCGGGAGCTGCAGGGGCAACCCTGCCGGCCCGGATCGAATGGCTACTGAGGACCGCCGCAACCAAGCTTGTCGACAGGCCGCTGGCGGCCGTCGGACACCGAGTGGTCCACGGCGGCACAACGTTTGCGGAACCGGCCATCGTGAATGCAGCGATGCTCGACGAACTGGGGCGGCTCATTCCGCTTGCGCCGGCTCACCAGCCGCACAACATCGCTGCGATCGCCGCCGTAACGGCGATGGCGCCGGACTTGCCCCAGATTGCCTGCTTCGACACGGCGTTTCATCGCACCCAACCGCGGGTGGCGCAGCTCTATCCGCTGCCGCGGGCACTCAGCGACGAGGGATTGCTGCGGTTCGGCTTTCACGGACTCTCTTACGAGCATGTCGCACAGGCACTTGTCGAGGTGGCCCCTGATCACGCCAATGGCCGCGTGATCGCGGCGCATCTCGGGCACGGTGCGAGCCTCTGCGCGATGCGGAATCGACAGAGCGTCGCCACGACGATGGGGTTCACCTCTCTCGAGGGGCTGATGATGGGAACCCGTTCGGGGTCGATTGATCCCGGGCTAATCCTCTATCTGATACGCGACCGCGGCATGACGGTAGAAGCCGTTGGCGACCTTTTGAACAGCCGCTCCGGTCTTCTCGGCGTGTCAGGGCTGAGCGATGATGTTCGCATCTTGGCGCAGAGCCCGGATCCCTCCGCCGCCGAGGCGCTCGACCTGTTCGCGTACCGGGCAGCGCGCGAGATTGGCTCGTTGATGGTGGCGGTCGGCGGCTTGGACCTCCTCGTATTTACCGGGGGCATCGGCGAAAACTCTGCGTCCCTTCGCGCCGCCATCTGCGAACGGCTGCGTTGGGCTGACGTTATCCTTGATCCCGCCCGAAATGAGCAGGGCCTGCCCCGCATCAGCGCGGAGGCAGTACGCGTGAAGGTCTTCGTCATACCGGCCAATGAGGAGCTTGTGATAGCGACCGCGACGCGAGAGTTGACGGCGGGCCTGGCAGGGCGCAGCGGCGGCAAGCGGCGCTCGCCGCCTTCGGTCCGATGA
- a CDS encoding potassium channel family protein, producing MPQLVIASIMVALTVVMHLVGLGLLVALMRRHQRRLQVRRTRLHQLIVIFGAAFGLFALHTIEIWTYAILYAAVGALPTFDDALYFSTTTYSTLGYGDVVLPRAWRLVGAIEGANGIILLGWSTAFFVSVINRIRLFEEDAEER from the coding sequence GTGCCGCAGCTTGTCATCGCCAGCATCATGGTCGCGCTGACCGTCGTCATGCACCTGGTTGGACTTGGATTGCTCGTCGCGCTCATGCGCCGACACCAGCGCCGGCTTCAGGTCCGTCGCACTCGGCTTCACCAGCTCATTGTCATCTTTGGCGCCGCGTTCGGGCTGTTCGCCCTCCACACCATCGAGATCTGGACCTACGCGATTCTGTACGCGGCGGTCGGGGCGCTCCCGACCTTCGACGACGCGCTCTATTTCTCGACCACGACCTACTCCACTCTCGGATACGGCGACGTCGTTCTCCCGAGAGCCTGGCGGTTGGTCGGCGCCATCGAAGGTGCCAACGGAATCATCCTGCTTGGATGGTCGACCGCGTTCTTCGTCTCCGTCATCAACCGGATCAGGCTTTTCGAGGAGGATGCCGAAGAACGCTGA
- a CDS encoding RNA polymerase sigma factor translates to MRRHREPIYRMIRGHIGDPEEALDLTQDCFLAAFQHLGGYDGNRPLRAWLTSVAINKSRRCCFP, encoded by the coding sequence ATGCGTCGTCATCGAGAGCCGATCTATCGGATGATCCGCGGTCATATCGGGGACCCCGAAGAGGCGCTCGATCTGACCCAGGACTGCTTTTTGGCCGCTTTCCAGCATCTCGGCGGTTATGACGGGAACCGCCCGTTGCGCGCTTGGCTAACCAGCGTCGCAATCAACAAGAGCCGTCGATGCTGTTTTCCTTGA